The Armatimonadota bacterium genome contains a region encoding:
- a CDS encoding ATP-binding protein, translated as MTKTELLELLKNGENSGVEFKRDDVENHELAKELVAFLNLEGGIVLLGIEDDGTVSGTSRPNLEEWVAELCRVKIEPPIVPHLSWVRAVEPGKDVLIVRVSQGPDKPYGRVHNNRRTYFIRVGSTSREASREELERMFQASGRVQYGLKPVPGATLEDLDDRRLRDYFARVLGGSVPAEAAVEEWERLLRNLDLMTVSAGQAVPSIDGMLLFGRTPKRFLPQSGIRALCYPGATPDYATRADEQLKGPLVPLCAADGSITESGLVEQALDFVNRNTEPTAHLEGGQRVDRPAYPPAVLREAVVNALVHRDYSVAGSDITLAVYSDRLEIQSPGRLPNTVTLEGMKAGMRYARNQTLVNVMRDYRYVDFRGMGVREKIIPGMRAHNGTEPEFIPEESRLTVRLWKEPRRS; from the coding sequence CGGGATCGTCCTTCTCGGGATCGAGGACGATGGCACCGTGTCGGGGACCTCGAGACCCAACCTCGAGGAATGGGTCGCGGAGCTCTGCCGAGTGAAGATCGAGCCTCCCATCGTGCCGCACCTCTCCTGGGTGCGTGCGGTTGAGCCTGGAAAAGACGTCCTGATCGTTCGCGTCTCCCAAGGCCCGGACAAACCCTACGGACGGGTTCACAACAACCGCCGCACCTATTTCATCCGCGTGGGGAGTACAAGCCGCGAGGCCAGCCGCGAAGAGCTCGAGCGCATGTTCCAGGCGTCCGGGCGAGTCCAGTATGGTCTGAAGCCCGTACCCGGTGCCACGCTGGAAGATCTCGACGACCGGCGGCTCCGCGATTACTTCGCCCGCGTCCTCGGGGGAAGCGTCCCCGCCGAAGCAGCCGTCGAGGAGTGGGAGAGGCTTCTGCGCAATCTGGATCTCATGACCGTGTCCGCAGGCCAGGCTGTGCCTAGCATTGACGGCATGCTGCTCTTCGGGAGGACGCCCAAGCGATTTCTGCCGCAGTCGGGGATTCGTGCATTGTGCTATCCCGGCGCGACGCCGGATTACGCCACCCGCGCGGACGAACAGTTGAAGGGACCCTTGGTGCCTCTCTGCGCCGCTGATGGTTCCATCACCGAATCGGGCCTCGTCGAACAGGCGCTGGACTTCGTGAACCGGAACACGGAGCCGACTGCTCACCTCGAGGGCGGGCAGAGGGTTGATCGGCCTGCCTACCCCCCTGCGGTTCTCCGGGAAGCGGTCGTAAACGCCCTCGTCCACCGAGACTACAGCGTGGCGGGCTCGGACATCACGCTCGCCGTCTATTCGGATCGGCTCGAGATCCAGAGCCCGGGCAGGTTGCCGAACACGGTCACCCTAGAAGGGATGAAGGCGGGCATGCGCTACGCGCGGAACCAGACGCTGGTCAACGTGATGCGCGACTACCGCTACGTGGATTTCCGAGGAATGGGAGTGCGCGAGAAGATCATCCCGGGCATGCGCGCCCACAACGGAACCGAACCCGAGTTTATCCCCGAGGAGAGCCGCCTCACGGTTCGGCTTTGGAAGGAGCCGAGGCGGTCATGA